A genome region from Microcoleus sp. bin38.metabat.b11b12b14.051 includes the following:
- a CDS encoding alpha/beta fold hydrolase: MLRAEAKLTNSLQWHQRVGTQRDWVWRGWQTRYSYLRPALESSGGTAVSEPAAATLAPQTSSMPIILLHGFGASIGHWRQNLAPLAQNHTVYALDLLGFGASQKAAVKYDVSVWVQQVYDFWLTFIREPVILAGNSIGSLICLAAAAAHPDMVAGTVMISLPDPSVRAEAVPAWLLPAIVTIESWFVSPIVLRPLFYFARKPSFVRRWVAFAYASPDAVTDELVEILAGPAGDRGAARAFCALFKAVGSAQVGPGVKTVMRNLTIPMLLIWGKQDRMIPPRFARPHQFVECNPNCVELVELDNAGHCPQDECPEQVNQAILNWMSRNFTTAGDRQLQRP; encoded by the coding sequence ATGTTGCGAGCTGAGGCAAAATTGACAAATTCTCTGCAATGGCACCAGCGGGTGGGAACTCAACGAGACTGGGTGTGGCGCGGTTGGCAAACTCGCTACAGTTATTTGCGCCCGGCCCTTGAGTCATCTGGCGGCACCGCAGTTTCCGAGCCAGCAGCGGCCACCCTAGCTCCCCAGACATCGTCCATGCCAATTATTTTACTTCACGGATTTGGAGCTTCGATCGGCCACTGGCGCCAAAATCTCGCCCCCCTCGCGCAAAACCACACGGTTTACGCCTTGGATTTGTTGGGGTTTGGCGCTTCCCAAAAAGCTGCGGTCAAATACGACGTATCTGTGTGGGTGCAGCAAGTTTATGATTTTTGGCTGACTTTTATCAGAGAACCGGTCATCCTAGCAGGAAATTCGATCGGCTCGCTGATTTGTCTGGCTGCGGCGGCGGCTCACCCGGACATGGTAGCTGGCACGGTAATGATTAGCCTCCCAGACCCCTCTGTGCGAGCCGAGGCGGTGCCCGCATGGCTGCTGCCGGCGATCGTCACGATTGAGAGTTGGTTTGTTTCCCCGATCGTCCTGAGGCCTCTGTTTTATTTTGCCCGAAAACCTTCGTTTGTCCGCCGCTGGGTGGCCTTTGCCTACGCTAGCCCGGATGCTGTTACCGACGAATTAGTAGAAATCTTAGCAGGGCCTGCGGGCGATCGGGGAGCGGCCCGGGCATTCTGTGCCTTATTTAAAGCTGTAGGCAGTGCTCAAGTCGGCCCCGGTGTCAAGACTGTGATGCGAAATTTAACAATCCCGATGCTGTTAATTTGGGGCAAACAAGATCGGATGATTCCCCCTCGCTTCGCGCGACCCCACCAATTTGTCGAATGCAATCCCAATTGTGTAGAGCTCGTGGAGTTAGACAATGCCGGTCACTGTCCCCAAGATGAATGCCCGGAACAAGTCAATCAAGCAATTTTGAACTGGATGAGCCGGAATTTTACAACGGCCGGCGATCGCCAATTGCAGCGCCCTTGA